The proteins below are encoded in one region of Mycobacterium shinjukuense:
- a CDS encoding polyribonucleotide nucleotidyltransferase encodes MSVAEIEQGVFEATATIDNGSFGTRTIRFETGRLALQAAGAVVAYLDEDNMLLSATTASKNPKEQFDFFPLTVDVEERMYAAGRIPGSFFRREGRPSTDAILTCRLIDRPLRPSFVDGLRNEIQIVVTILSLDPNDLYDVLAINAASASTQLGGLPFSGPVGGVRVALLDGTWVAFPTVEQIERAVFDMVVAGRIVGEHDGKPDVAIMMVEAEATENVIELIDGGAQAPTESVVAQGLEAAKPFIAALCAAQQELANAVSARNAKEPVEYPVFPDYGEDVYYSVASVATDELATALTIGGKAEREQRIDEIKAQLLERLADTYGGRDKEVGAAFRALTKKLVRQRILTDHFRIDGRGITDIRALSAEVAVVPRAHGSALFERGETQILGVTTLDMVKMAQQIDSLGPETTKRYMHHYNFPPFSTGETGRVGSPKRREIGHGALAERALVPVLPSVEEFPYAIRQVSEALGSNGSTSMGSVCASTLALLNAGVPLKAPVAGIAMGLVSDDVEVDGGGTERRFVTLTDILGAEDAFGDMDFKVAGTKDFVTALQLDTKLDGIPSQVLAGALEQARDARLTILEVMAEAIDSPDEMSPYAPRVTTIRVPVDKIGEVIGPKGKVINAITEETGAQISIEDDGTVFVGATDGASAQAAIDRINAIANPQLPTVGERFLGTVVKTTDFGAFVSLLPGRDGLVHISKLGKGKRIARVEDVVNVGDKLRVEIADIDKRGKISLVLVADEDSTAAATDAATVSG; translated from the coding sequence ATGTCTGTAGCTGAAATTGAACAGGGCGTGTTCGAAGCGACCGCCACCATCGACAACGGGAGTTTCGGCACCCGCACCATCCGTTTCGAAACCGGCCGGTTGGCCCTGCAGGCCGCCGGCGCGGTGGTCGCCTACCTCGACGAGGACAACATGCTGTTGTCGGCGACCACCGCCAGCAAAAACCCCAAGGAGCAGTTCGACTTTTTCCCGCTGACGGTCGATGTCGAGGAGCGGATGTATGCCGCCGGGCGCATTCCCGGTTCCTTCTTCCGTCGGGAGGGCCGCCCGTCCACCGACGCGATCCTGACCTGCCGGCTCATCGACCGCCCGCTGCGCCCGTCGTTCGTCGACGGCCTGCGCAACGAGATCCAGATCGTGGTGACCATCCTGAGCCTGGATCCCAACGACCTCTACGACGTGCTGGCGATCAACGCCGCGTCGGCGTCCACCCAACTGGGCGGGCTGCCGTTCTCCGGCCCCGTCGGGGGTGTCCGGGTCGCACTCCTCGACGGCACCTGGGTCGCGTTCCCCACCGTCGAGCAGATCGAACGGGCCGTGTTCGACATGGTGGTGGCGGGCCGCATCGTCGGTGAACATGACGGCAAGCCGGATGTCGCCATCATGATGGTCGAAGCCGAGGCCACCGAAAACGTCATCGAACTCATCGACGGCGGCGCCCAGGCGCCGACGGAAAGCGTGGTGGCCCAGGGCCTGGAGGCGGCCAAGCCGTTCATCGCCGCGCTGTGCGCCGCGCAGCAGGAGCTGGCCAATGCGGTGTCTGCTCGCAACGCGAAGGAACCAGTCGAGTATCCGGTGTTCCCCGACTACGGCGAGGACGTGTACTACTCGGTGGCCTCGGTGGCCACCGACGAGCTGGCCACCGCCCTGACCATCGGCGGCAAGGCCGAGCGCGAGCAGCGCATCGACGAGATCAAGGCCCAGCTGCTGGAGCGCCTCGCCGACACCTACGGGGGACGGGACAAGGAGGTCGGCGCCGCGTTTCGCGCGCTGACCAAAAAGCTGGTCCGGCAGCGCATCCTCACCGACCACTTCCGCATCGACGGCCGCGGGATCACCGACATCCGGGCGTTGTCGGCCGAGGTCGCCGTGGTGCCGCGGGCGCACGGCAGCGCGCTGTTCGAGCGCGGCGAAACCCAGATCCTGGGCGTGACCACACTCGACATGGTCAAGATGGCCCAACAGATCGACTCGCTGGGACCGGAGACCACCAAGCGCTACATGCATCACTACAACTTCCCGCCGTTCTCCACCGGCGAGACCGGTCGGGTCGGCTCGCCCAAACGCCGGGAGATCGGGCACGGCGCGCTGGCCGAGCGGGCCCTGGTGCCGGTGCTGCCCAGCGTCGAGGAATTCCCCTACGCCATCCGCCAGGTGTCGGAGGCGTTGGGATCCAACGGCTCGACCTCGATGGGCTCGGTGTGCGCGTCCACGCTGGCGTTGCTCAACGCCGGGGTGCCGCTGAAGGCGCCGGTGGCCGGCATCGCGATGGGCCTGGTGTCCGACGACGTCGAGGTTGACGGCGGCGGCACCGAGCGCCGCTTCGTCACGCTGACCGACATCCTGGGCGCCGAAGACGCGTTCGGCGACATGGACTTCAAGGTCGCCGGAACCAAGGACTTCGTCACCGCGCTGCAACTGGACACCAAGCTCGACGGGATCCCCTCACAGGTGCTCGCGGGCGCGTTGGAGCAGGCCCGAGACGCCCGGCTGACCATCTTGGAGGTCATGGCCGAGGCCATCGACTCACCCGACGAGATGAGTCCGTACGCCCCGCGGGTGACCACCATCAGGGTGCCGGTGGACAAGATCGGTGAGGTCATCGGCCCCAAGGGCAAGGTCATCAACGCCATCACCGAGGAGACCGGCGCGCAGATCTCCATCGAAGACGACGGCACGGTGTTCGTCGGGGCCACCGACGGCGCCTCGGCGCAGGCCGCGATCGACCGGATCAACGCGATCGCCAACCCGCAGCTGCCCACCGTCGGGGAGCGGTTCCTCGGAACGGTCGTCAAGACAACCGATTTCGGTGCGTTCGTCTCGCTGCTGCCCGGGCGTGACGGTCTGGTGCACATCTCCAAACTGGGCAAGGGCAAGCGCATCGCGCGGGTCGAGGACGTCGTCAACGTCGGCGACAAGCTGCGGGTCGAGATCGCCGATATCGACAAGCGGGGCAAGATCTCCCTGGTTCTGGTGGCTGACGAAGACAGCACCGCCGCCGCTACCGATGCCGCGACGGTCAGCGGCTGA
- the lppU gene encoding LppU family putative lipoprotein — translation MRALLPALVPAAALAVCWALAGCSSRPDIADLQVGDCVQLGGTPDRPQASKAACGSPQSNFKVVAAVADRAQCPADVDSSYSRLDAVSGTTTTVCLDIDWVIGGCMSIDPRHAANPLRVDCNDASVPNRQRATQILENLDAPVSVDQCASGVGYTYNQRRFAVCVEDVSGGPPP, via the coding sequence TTGCGCGCCTTGCTCCCGGCGCTGGTCCCGGCCGCTGCCCTGGCGGTGTGCTGGGCGCTGGCGGGATGCTCGTCGCGGCCCGACATCGCCGATCTCCAGGTCGGCGACTGTGTCCAACTTGGCGGCACCCCGGACCGGCCGCAGGCCAGCAAGGCGGCGTGCGGGAGCCCGCAGTCCAACTTCAAGGTCGTCGCCGCGGTGGCCGACCGCGCGCAATGCCCGGCCGACGTCGACTCGTCCTATTCGAGGCTCGACGCCGTCAGCGGCACCACCACCACCGTCTGCCTGGACATCGATTGGGTGATCGGCGGTTGCATGAGCATCGACCCGCGGCACGCCGCCAACCCGTTGCGGGTGGACTGCAACGATGCGTCGGTGCCCAACCGGCAACGGGCTACCCAGATCCTGGAGAACCTCGACGCTCCGGTCAGCGTCGACCAGTGCGCCAGCGGCGTGGGCTACACCTACAACCAGCGGCGGTTCGCGGTGTGCGTGGAGGACGTCTCCGGCGGGCCCCCGCCCTGA
- the rpsO gene encoding 30S ribosomal protein S15 gives MALTAEQKKEILRSYGLHETDTGSPEAQIALLTKRIADLTEHLKVHKHDHHSRRGLLLLVGRRKRLVKYLTQVDVERYRSLIERLGLRR, from the coding sequence GTGGCGCTGACAGCCGAGCAGAAAAAGGAGATTCTGCGCTCCTACGGCCTGCATGAGACCGACACCGGATCCCCCGAGGCGCAGATCGCGCTGCTGACCAAGCGGATCGCGGACCTGACCGAGCACCTGAAGGTGCACAAGCACGACCACCACTCGCGGCGCGGGTTGCTGCTGCTGGTGGGCCGCCGCAAGCGGTTGGTCAAGTACCTCACGCAGGTCGACGTCGAGCGGTATCGCTCGCTCATCGAGCGGCTGGGTCTGCGTCGCTGA